In Pseudobacter ginsenosidimutans, the following are encoded in one genomic region:
- a CDS encoding adenine nucleotide alpha hydrolase yields MSQPVHSPVQHSVKQSFMNWSGGKDSALCLHRIKQDPNYHINALLTSVNAVHDRVSMHGVRRRLLEAQAASLNYPLHTLELPEMPGMMEYESIMTSQLNAFKSLGYTHSVFGDIFLEDLRAYREIKLEAMGLQAAFPLWNIPTEQLMEEFLDLGFKAIIVCVNDRYLDKSFCGRLIDGSFVRDLPPGVDVCGENGEYHSFVFDGPVFNHPVTFTKGEIVRRTYDAPRTDTLNPDSMDQPSSYGFYFCDLLPSV; encoded by the coding sequence ATGAGCCAGCCCGTGCACAGTCCTGTACAGCATTCTGTAAAGCAGTCATTCATGAACTGGAGTGGCGGCAAGGATTCTGCGCTCTGTCTTCATCGTATCAAACAAGATCCCAACTATCATATCAATGCGCTGCTCACCAGTGTGAATGCTGTTCATGATCGTGTGAGCATGCATGGCGTTCGTCGCAGACTGCTGGAAGCACAGGCCGCTTCATTGAACTATCCACTGCATACACTGGAATTACCTGAGATGCCCGGCATGATGGAATATGAAAGCATCATGACCAGTCAGCTGAATGCTTTCAAAAGCCTCGGCTACACCCACTCCGTTTTCGGCGATATTTTCCTGGAAGACCTTCGCGCTTACCGCGAGATCAAACTGGAAGCAATGGGCCTGCAGGCAGCATTCCCCCTCTGGAATATTCCAACAGAACAACTGATGGAAGAATTCCTGGACCTCGGTTTCAAAGCGATCATCGTTTGCGTGAATGATCGTTATCTCGATAAAAGTTTTTGCGGACGATTGATTGATGGCTCTTTCGTTCGTGATCTTCCACCTGGTGTGGACGTATGCGGAGAGAATGGCGAGTACCATTCCTTTGTATTCGATGGCCCCGTTTTTAATCATCCAGTTACTTTTACGAAAGGCGAGATTGTACGCCGTACCTATGATGCGCCCCGCACTGACACCCTGAACCCCGATTCTATGGATCAGCCATCCTCGTATGGCTTTTATTTTTGCGACCTTTTGCCTTCGGTCTGA
- the cobT gene encoding nicotinate-nucleotide--dimethylbenzimidazole phosphoribosyltransferase, with amino-acid sequence MSNQLNQLRQQLQFAIDNKTKPPGSLGLLETIALQAGLIQQSLRPSVQDPQIVVFAGDHGIAKTGLVNPFPQEVTAQMVMNFLRGGAAINVFTRLHNIGLTVVDAGVNNENWDELFVSDHFINAKIARGTANYLESDAISESAVVAAIEAGRSIITNLALQGCNTIGFGEMGIGNTSSAALIMSAITGIPVVDCVGRGTGVNDDQLKVKIETLQKVFQFHKLELYSKNPISLLGKVGGYEIAMMTGAFLAAAEHHMIIVVDGFITTAALLLAQQMEPGVKDYCLFAHTSQEQGHEAMLRYLDAQPILHLSMRLGEGTGAALAIPLIRSAVAFLNEMASFDTAGVSNSTESTTSRPKA; translated from the coding sequence ATGAGTAACCAATTGAACCAGCTCCGGCAGCAATTACAGTTTGCGATCGACAACAAAACCAAACCGCCCGGCTCACTGGGCTTGCTGGAAACCATCGCTCTGCAGGCCGGACTGATACAGCAATCCCTGCGCCCATCCGTGCAGGACCCGCAGATAGTAGTATTTGCCGGAGATCATGGTATTGCGAAAACAGGACTGGTGAATCCATTCCCCCAGGAAGTGACGGCACAGATGGTGATGAATTTCCTGCGCGGAGGCGCCGCCATCAATGTATTCACAAGGCTGCACAATATCGGCCTCACAGTTGTTGATGCCGGCGTGAACAATGAAAACTGGGACGAGCTTTTTGTTTCCGATCACTTCATCAATGCGAAGATCGCGCGTGGCACTGCCAATTACCTGGAAAGCGATGCCATAAGTGAATCCGCTGTAGTAGCCGCTATCGAAGCAGGCCGCTCCATTATTACCAACCTGGCATTGCAGGGTTGCAATACTATCGGATTTGGAGAGATGGGCATTGGCAATACATCTTCAGCCGCATTGATCATGTCTGCCATCACTGGCATTCCTGTTGTGGACTGCGTTGGCAGAGGCACTGGTGTGAATGATGATCAGTTGAAAGTGAAAATTGAAACCCTTCAAAAAGTATTTCAGTTCCACAAGCTGGAACTGTACTCCAAAAATCCCATTTCATTGCTCGGCAAAGTGGGAGGCTATGAGATCGCGATGATGACCGGCGCTTTCCTGGCTGCTGCAGAACATCATATGATCATTGTTGTGGATGGCTTCATCACTACGGCCGCACTGTTGCTGGCCCAGCAAATGGAGCCTGGGGTAAAGGATTATTGTCTGTTTGCACATACCAGCCAGGAGCAGGGCCACGAAGCCATGCTTCGTTACCTTGATGCACAACCGATCCTGCACCTCAGCATGCGCCTTGGCGAAGGAACCGGCGCAGCTTTAGCCATTCCCCTGATCCGCAGCGCAGTGGCCTTTCTCAATGAAATGGCCAGCTTCGACACAGCCGGCGTGAGCAATTCCACCGAATCAACTACCTCCCGGCCAAAAGCCTGA
- a CDS encoding adenosylcobinamide-GDP ribazoletransferase, producing the protein MKKEIRIFFTAMMFLTRLPVPQYTDHSQEYLEKSAKYFPLIGWLVAGISWLTYVVFSKYIGEDIAIIASIIAGILTTGAFHEDGFADCCDAFGGGWTKEKILTIMKDSRLGTFGVIGLISILSVKFLMLKEIPKFTPDLSAPSVNVFANYGQFLLLLLAAHGASRLMGVYTIRFYDYVTDIDASKAKPITSRKPSAGLLAVATIFALAPFALLDYRLSIAVIPMALTAWQANVYFKKWIGGYTGDCLGAIQQITEIVFYLSVIILWRYWL; encoded by the coding sequence ATGAAAAAAGAGATCCGCATATTCTTCACCGCTATGATGTTCCTGACGCGGTTGCCAGTGCCACAATACACTGACCATTCGCAGGAGTACCTGGAAAAATCAGCCAAATACTTTCCGCTCATCGGCTGGCTTGTTGCAGGCATCAGCTGGCTCACCTATGTAGTGTTCAGCAAATATATTGGGGAAGACATCGCCATTATCGCTTCCATCATTGCAGGCATCCTTACTACAGGCGCTTTCCATGAAGATGGCTTCGCCGATTGCTGCGATGCTTTCGGTGGCGGCTGGACGAAAGAAAAGATCCTGACCATCATGAAAGATAGTCGCCTCGGCACTTTCGGCGTGATCGGTCTCATCAGCATCTTATCCGTAAAATTCCTGATGCTGAAAGAGATACCGAAGTTCACGCCGGACCTGAGCGCTCCTTCTGTAAATGTTTTTGCGAATTACGGCCAGTTCCTGCTATTGTTGCTGGCTGCGCATGGCGCAAGCAGGCTGATGGGCGTTTACACGATTCGCTTTTACGACTATGTAACCGATATAGATGCGAGCAAGGCAAAACCCATTACCAGCAGGAAACCATCTGCAGGGCTCCTGGCCGTAGCCACCATCTTTGCACTGGCTCCCTTCGCTCTGCTGGATTATCGGTTATCGATTGCTGTTATACCAATGGCATTGACTGCCTGGCAGGCCAATGTCTATTTCAAAAAATGGATCGGAGGCTATACCGGCGACTGCCTGGGCGCCATTCAACAGATCACCGAGATCGTGTTCTATCTTAGTGTGATCATTCTCTGGAGGTATTGGTTATGA
- the cobC gene encoding alpha-ribazole phosphatase family protein — MSIYLIRHTAPLIEKGTCYGQADIDIKDSFFDEAAIIKTVIPVEFRQVWSSPLQRCRKLAEHLFPTCPINLERKLKEINCGEWELQKWDDIPSHIIDPWMKDYVNVRIPGGENYIDVYDRAVDSFLNIASGETPVAIVTHGGVIRSILAHITGTPLLDSFKAFAIHYGCVIRVSRNADGFIHEVLSNIPTSKEQHKPSPK; from the coding sequence ATGAGTATTTATCTTATCCGTCATACAGCCCCGTTGATCGAGAAAGGCACCTGTTATGGCCAGGCCGATATCGATATCAAAGACAGCTTCTTTGATGAAGCCGCCATTATCAAAACCGTTATCCCTGTTGAATTCCGTCAGGTGTGGAGCAGCCCCTTGCAGCGCTGCCGGAAACTGGCAGAACACCTTTTCCCCACCTGCCCCATCAACCTGGAACGTAAACTGAAAGAGATCAATTGCGGCGAATGGGAACTGCAGAAATGGGACGATATCCCTTCGCATATCATCGATCCCTGGATGAAGGATTATGTGAATGTTCGCATACCCGGCGGCGAGAATTATATCGATGTATACGATCGCGCAGTAGATTCCTTTCTAAACATTGCATCCGGCGAAACGCCTGTCGCCATTGTAACGCATGGCGGTGTGATACGAAGCATCCTGGCGCATATTACAGGCACTCCCTTGCTGGATTCCTTCAAAGCCTTTGCAATTCATTACGGCTGCGTGATCAGGGTCAGCCGTAATGCCGATGGATTTATTCATGAGGTTTTATCAAATATTCCCACTTCGAAAGAACAGCACAAGCCCAGTCCGAAATGA
- a CDS encoding MarC family protein translates to MNWSADHLITVTFTLFAVIDIFGSIPLLISLKQKMGGIHEARATMISGALMIVFLFAGEKFLGVLGLDVGSFAVGGSIVIFILGLEMVLGIEFFKAEGDSKSGSLVPIAFPLIAGSGTLTTIISLNANYDKWEILIGILANLLIVYLVLRSLNYIAKLLGQAGLLAVRKFFGVILLAIAVKIFATNVGGLIK, encoded by the coding sequence ATGAACTGGTCGGCGGATCATTTGATCACAGTCACTTTCACGCTGTTTGCGGTGATAGATATTTTCGGATCCATTCCTTTATTGATCTCACTGAAGCAGAAGATGGGCGGGATTCATGAGGCTCGCGCCACCATGATCTCCGGAGCATTGATGATCGTTTTTCTATTTGCCGGTGAGAAATTCCTGGGAGTACTGGGATTGGATGTGGGCTCATTTGCCGTAGGCGGCTCGATCGTGATCTTTATTTTAGGACTTGAAATGGTGCTGGGCATCGAATTCTTCAAAGCCGAGGGCGATAGCAAATCTGGTAGCCTGGTTCCCATAGCATTCCCGCTGATAGCGGGTTCCGGCACTTTGACCACTATAATTTCCCTCAATGCGAACTACGACAAATGGGAGATTTTGATCGGGATATTGGCGAATCTGCTGATTGTTTACCTGGTTTTAAGATCATTGAACTATATTGCGAAACTTTTAGGACAGGCAGGATTGTTAGCAGTGAGAAAGTTTTTTGGCGTAATTTTGCTCGCCATTGCCGTAAAGATATTCGCTACGAATGTTGGTGGTCTGATAAAGTAA
- a CDS encoding response regulator: MKVSIFIVDDHYMVIEGIRSLLQNEKDIEWMGHATNAASCMAFLKRQQPDIILMDVNLPDMSGTDLCKEVNQLYPAVYVLGLSTFNQQAIIRNMMENGASGYLLKNATREELLEAIKVVTAGKQYLSHEARLSLRETNNNNAPLVSRREKEVLLLIADGFTNGEIAEKLFVSVSTVNTHRKSLLAKFNVSNTAALIKMAAKYNIID; this comes from the coding sequence ATGAAGGTAAGTATATTCATAGTTGACGATCATTATATGGTTATTGAAGGTATCCGTTCATTACTTCAAAATGAAAAAGATATCGAATGGATGGGGCATGCTACCAATGCCGCATCCTGCATGGCTTTTCTGAAGCGACAGCAGCCGGATATAATATTGATGGATGTGAATCTGCCAGACATGAGCGGAACTGATCTTTGCAAAGAGGTAAATCAATTATATCCTGCCGTATACGTGTTGGGACTTAGTACATTTAACCAGCAGGCCATTATCCGCAATATGATGGAAAACGGAGCTTCCGGCTATCTGCTAAAAAACGCAACCAGGGAAGAATTGCTTGAAGCCATTAAGGTTGTAACAGCAGGTAAACAATATCTTAGTCATGAAGCAAGACTGTCTTTACGGGAAACAAACAATAATAACGCTCCATTGGTTAGTCGCCGTGAGAAAGAAGTTCTATTGCTGATAGCAGATGGGTTTACCAATGGAGAAATAGCAGAGAAGCTTTTTGTGAGTGTTTCTACTGTAAATACTCATCGTAAAAGTTTGCTTGCCAAGTTCAATGTGAGTAATACAGCTGCTTTGATAAAAATGGCGGCGAAATATAATATAATTGATTAA
- a CDS encoding tetratricopeptide repeat-containing sensor histidine kinase — MKKLLLILYSTLLGLLCTAQDATIRDSLLKLMQERKEDTGKVLLLIQIGNEYELQLQDINTAAQYYLQAKRLSEKLNYTLGLIKFYSNYTGILNQKEEFDSALFLNKQALQLSFTTRDKKLIGKTYGNVGNSFNYIGDYDSAVYYYQEATKNIEAIQDTYLLARINEMIQLIYQKTGRHDYALQYGKAALKELRKSGDSMDLGRALLNVANSYQNKRFDDSALACYHEALQIANRIQFQGLELSSLLGIANIYFHQYDADKQKPYAEKALALSKVTDDAEGEIIAERAMALHYLLKDDLPLAKTYILNSLKLADSLTMTHEHLESLRVLSSILYAQKDIVGAERILDSLQIIEDRLRGMEVQQKILILEKRYETEKKESQIKLQQSQIKQKNALNYFLIAGSASLLIILLLAYRNHAHRKKLQQQRIVELETENKLSATEAVLKGEEQERTRLAKDLHDGLGGMLSGIKFSLSNMKENLLMTPDNALAFERSMDMLDSSIREMRRVAHNMMPEMLVKYGLDIALKEFCNEIDRSGAIHVNYQSVGMDAVNIDQTSGVTIYRIVQELLNNVIKHAHAKNVLVQLHYSGQEKLLAITVEDDGKGFDVNSLGSAAGMGWRSIQNRVEFLNGKSDIQSSHSNGTSVMIEISM; from the coding sequence ATGAAGAAATTATTGCTGATACTTTATTCCACACTATTGGGTTTGTTGTGTACTGCACAGGATGCTACAATAAGGGATAGCCTGTTGAAGTTGATGCAGGAAAGAAAAGAGGATACGGGGAAAGTGCTATTGCTTATACAAATAGGTAACGAGTATGAACTACAACTACAAGATATCAATACAGCTGCCCAATATTACCTTCAGGCAAAAAGGCTTAGTGAAAAACTAAACTATACATTGGGCTTGATCAAGTTTTACTCCAACTATACAGGAATTCTCAATCAGAAAGAGGAGTTTGATAGTGCATTGTTTCTAAACAAACAGGCATTACAGCTGTCGTTCACTACGAGGGATAAAAAATTGATCGGAAAAACTTACGGAAATGTAGGTAACAGTTTTAATTATATCGGGGATTATGATAGTGCGGTGTATTATTATCAGGAAGCGACAAAAAACATTGAAGCTATTCAGGATACTTACCTGCTTGCACGTATAAATGAGATGATACAACTGATCTATCAGAAAACCGGCCGTCATGACTATGCATTGCAATATGGCAAAGCAGCCTTGAAAGAGTTGAGAAAATCAGGTGATAGTATGGATCTCGGACGTGCTTTATTAAATGTTGCCAATAGTTATCAGAACAAACGTTTTGATGATTCTGCATTAGCCTGTTATCATGAAGCTTTACAAATAGCCAACCGCATTCAGTTCCAGGGACTGGAGCTTTCCTCATTGTTGGGTATAGCCAATATCTATTTTCACCAGTACGATGCAGACAAGCAGAAGCCTTATGCCGAAAAGGCATTAGCTTTAAGTAAAGTGACTGATGATGCGGAAGGAGAAATAATTGCGGAAAGAGCTATGGCATTACACTATCTGTTAAAAGATGATCTGCCATTGGCCAAAACTTATATTCTGAATTCTTTGAAATTGGCGGATAGTCTGACTATGACCCACGAGCATTTGGAAAGTTTGCGCGTATTATCTTCAATTCTATATGCACAGAAAGATATTGTTGGTGCTGAAAGAATTTTGGATAGCCTGCAAATAATTGAAGACAGGTTGAGAGGGATGGAGGTGCAACAAAAGATATTAATCCTTGAAAAAAGATACGAAACCGAAAAAAAAGAATCTCAAATAAAGCTCCAGCAATCCCAGATAAAACAAAAAAACGCACTTAATTATTTTCTGATCGCTGGTTCAGCATCTTTATTGATCATCCTGCTATTGGCCTACAGGAATCACGCCCATCGTAAAAAGCTGCAGCAGCAGCGTATTGTAGAATTGGAAACAGAAAATAAATTATCCGCTACTGAAGCAGTCTTAAAAGGTGAAGAACAGGAGCGAACCAGGCTTGCAAAGGATTTACATGACGGACTCGGTGGAATGTTAAGTGGAATAAAATTTTCTTTAAGCAATATGAAAGAAAATTTATTGATGACTCCTGATAATGCTCTGGCATTTGAGCGCAGTATGGATATGTTGGACAGTTCCATCAGGGAAATGCGCAGGGTGGCCCATAACATGATGCCTGAAATGTTGGTGAAATATGGATTGGACATAGCTTTGAAGGAGTTTTGTAATGAAATTGACCGGAGTGGTGCGATACATGTAAATTATCAATCTGTAGGAATGGATGCTGTAAACATTGATCAAACCTCCGGCGTTACAATTTATCGTATTGTGCAGGAGTTGTTAAACAATGTTATCAAACATGCACATGCGAAAAATGTATTAGTGCAGCTGCATTATTCCGGACAGGAAAAATTACTGGCGATCACTGTGGAAGATGATGGCAAAGGATTTGATGTAAATAGTTTGGGATCCGCTGCCGGTATGGGCTGGCGCAGCATCCAGAACCGGGTGGAATTTTTGAATGGGAAATCCGATATTCAATCATCTCACAGTAATGGCACTTCCGTAATGATAGAAATCAGTATGTAA
- a CDS encoding IPT/TIG domain-containing protein, protein MKKTTNILSLILLSAAFAITSCKKDSDTTTPKPPPDTTLKISSLSSTSLHYGDTIAINGNNFSPTPANNIVTINNVAATVFSATITQLKVIVPAVGNSTGEVKIIVGSQTASGGEITYSPDVFVAGGQYNPAHNVATLWKNGTAVSISTEESALTSIFLNGNDIYVAGVERINNLSLANYWKNGNKVTLGTGESVANGIAVNGNDVYVGGAEIVNGFDLPRYWKNGTGTTVTVNDPIISQIVSGNGACTGVYINAGNVITVGSYRNSQGRFSPWECKNGIIPANTIPNNDKHCFANAVFVSGADVYEAGSQNNPTTGLAMASIWKNGTATTLTSGTVSVGVATAVFVVGNDIYVAGYEQEDYYGGGSQFAKYWKNGVPVKLSNVSSGATGITVFGNDVYVSGWEHNGTYIVSKYWKNGVAVNLGKSILTSTGSAIAVR, encoded by the coding sequence ATGAAAAAGACAACGAATATCTTATCTCTTATTTTGCTTTCAGCGGCTTTTGCCATTACCTCCTGCAAAAAAGATAGTGACACCACAACTCCCAAGCCGCCGCCTGACACTACATTAAAGATCAGCTCCCTCTCTTCAACTTCATTGCACTATGGAGATACTATTGCAATCAACGGTAATAATTTTTCTCCAACACCTGCCAATAATATAGTTACGATCAATAATGTAGCGGCTACTGTTTTTTCAGCTACAATTACACAACTTAAAGTAATTGTTCCTGCTGTAGGAAACTCCACCGGTGAAGTGAAAATAATTGTTGGCAGCCAAACTGCCAGCGGTGGAGAAATTACTTATTCACCCGATGTATTTGTGGCAGGCGGGCAATATAACCCTGCTCATAATGTAGCCACCCTGTGGAAAAATGGAACGGCTGTTAGCATCAGTACAGAAGAATCTGCTTTGACTTCCATATTTCTAAATGGCAATGATATCTATGTAGCAGGTGTGGAAAGGATCAATAATCTCTCATTAGCCAATTACTGGAAAAACGGGAATAAGGTTACGCTGGGCACAGGAGAATCTGTTGCAAACGGCATTGCTGTCAATGGCAATGATGTATATGTTGGTGGTGCGGAAATTGTGAACGGATTTGATCTTCCCCGTTACTGGAAAAATGGAACAGGAACAACTGTTACTGTCAATGACCCGATCATATCACAAATTGTTTCCGGAAACGGCGCCTGCACGGGTGTTTATATAAATGCCGGCAATGTTATTACAGTTGGCAGCTATCGGAATTCTCAGGGAAGGTTTTCACCCTGGGAATGCAAAAACGGGATAATTCCTGCTAATACAATTCCCAATAACGACAAGCATTGCTTTGCCAACGCTGTTTTTGTATCAGGCGCTGATGTATATGAAGCTGGCAGTCAGAACAATCCAACCACAGGTTTGGCAATGGCTTCCATCTGGAAAAACGGAACTGCAACAACACTAACCTCCGGTACAGTTTCGGTAGGTGTGGCCACCGCTGTATTTGTTGTTGGGAACGACATATATGTAGCAGGCTACGAGCAGGAAGACTATTATGGGGGCGGCAGTCAGTTTGCCAAGTATTGGAAAAACGGAGTACCTGTAAAATTATCCAATGTTTCTTCAGGCGCCACTGGCATCACAGTTTTTGGCAACGACGTATACGTATCCGGCTGGGAGCACAACGGAACCTACATCGTGAGCAAATACTGGAAAAATGGAGTTGCCGTCAACCTGGGAAAAAGCATTCTTACTTCAACGGGTAGTGCTATTGCAGTTCGATAA
- a CDS encoding tetratricopeptide repeat protein — MYAQKLLPNSGTLANNTGQAWLSLGHVEKAKPLLVAATEKDSANSEAYRSLALIAQKQGNGTLCASYLAKAIAHGGATSQNINLWQQLSPDADKSSIYWAIRNTFKKYYKDHSITKRFILPEIPDSYEAAVAAYPDINHFFLNLDITIQAAGKASKEFNKNSEKTMMDNMNKRMAQVKQISANVGKPGAAKMVKDLKGEFSSPFIAQAALMLNAIDNPQYSVSYISRMKKESENRLRSENELKQALITDYDNKINALTKEQSKIDGGEGKAAENKRLMEIERELCQLRTERQIKWLKKSAEINNKYIRTMENLMNQRLQEYLFWNTIAMQSIQDPTAVNYAAYTGYLNNLKSFRSFFPFYADGTFGKPCGDYLKKDNNAKGKVQEWEREHCEVDFGFDVKVVGGKFNCEGLKMYVDVKAGEFTYSQSYDPVTWETTGHSLSAKAGKDKEFEITKNIGGKIGASVETTIKFDGNMNPVDLIVTGSAGAGINDGILGAASADLGSVTISVNGGFNSSGPGFTSFGSSFLKN, encoded by the coding sequence TTGTATGCGCAAAAACTGCTGCCCAATAGTGGTACGCTGGCAAACAATACAGGTCAGGCATGGCTTAGCCTTGGCCATGTAGAAAAAGCAAAACCACTCCTGGTTGCTGCTACCGAAAAAGATTCCGCAAATTCGGAGGCTTACCGTTCATTGGCACTTATCGCGCAAAAGCAAGGCAATGGCACACTTTGTGCCTCCTATCTCGCAAAAGCTATTGCCCACGGTGGCGCCACTTCCCAAAACATAAACCTCTGGCAACAACTATCGCCTGATGCGGATAAGTCTTCCATCTATTGGGCAATACGAAACACCTTTAAGAAATACTATAAAGACCATAGTATTACCAAACGCTTTATTCTTCCCGAAATTCCAGACAGCTATGAAGCTGCTGTAGCCGCTTATCCCGATATCAATCATTTCTTTTTGAACCTGGATATAACCATTCAGGCAGCCGGGAAAGCAAGTAAAGAATTCAACAAAAATTCTGAAAAAACCATGATGGACAATATGAATAAGCGAATGGCGCAGGTCAAACAAATTTCCGCCAATGTTGGTAAACCGGGCGCCGCCAAAATGGTGAAAGATTTAAAAGGAGAATTTTCCAGTCCATTTATAGCGCAGGCTGCATTAATGCTCAATGCTATTGATAACCCACAATACAGCGTTTCTTACATAAGCCGTATGAAAAAAGAATCTGAAAACAGATTAAGAAGTGAAAACGAATTGAAACAGGCATTGATAACGGATTATGATAATAAGATAAATGCCCTGACAAAAGAACAAAGCAAAATTGATGGGGGCGAAGGTAAAGCAGCAGAGAACAAAAGGTTGATGGAAATAGAAAGAGAACTATGCCAGTTAAGGACTGAAAGGCAAATCAAATGGCTGAAAAAATCAGCAGAGATCAACAATAAGTATATCCGTACCATGGAAAATCTGATGAACCAGCGGTTGCAGGAGTATCTTTTTTGGAACACGATCGCAATGCAATCCATTCAAGACCCTACTGCGGTAAACTATGCAGCTTATACCGGCTATCTCAATAACTTAAAAAGTTTTCGATCTTTCTTCCCTTTTTATGCAGATGGAACCTTTGGAAAGCCATGCGGCGATTATCTAAAAAAAGATAATAATGCAAAAGGCAAAGTGCAGGAATGGGAAAGAGAACATTGCGAAGTGGATTTTGGATTTGATGTGAAGGTAGTGGGTGGGAAATTTAATTGTGAGGGACTCAAAATGTATGTGGATGTAAAAGCCGGGGAATTTACCTATAGTCAATCCTACGATCCGGTAACCTGGGAAACCACGGGGCATAGCCTCTCTGCCAAAGCCGGCAAAGACAAAGAATTTGAAATTACAAAGAACATAGGTGGAAAAATCGGCGCCTCTGTTGAAACCACCATAAAATTCGATGGCAATATGAATCCGGTAGATTTGATTGTAACAGGATCCGCCGGTGCAGGAATAAATGATGGAATTCTTGGAGCAGCCTCTGCCGACCTGGGCTCTGTAACCATTAGTGTAAACGGCGGGTTCAACTCTTCAGGCCCTGGCTTTACAAGTTTTGGTAGTAGTTTTTTGAAAAACTAG
- a CDS encoding phosphotransferase, whose translation MTNSNRTSPPAYLLKLLEDTTGKETVSWHMPDCGLSPAFRFSVMLEDKNKVFVKAATDETTAYWLRNEYLALSTLRGKFMPNIIAWIDIPDIHPVLITQDLSDAYWPASHQGVTWRKGDFELLLDAVQMLSSIEAPPDLPAMKNWGTGIWPSIAENPCPFLQLGLCSEAWFKRSIDALILAESKTDVTGNFLVHGDIRSDNICIEGSQVIFVDWSHAGRGNKHHDLGNLLPTLHLEGGPAPYLVMPEGGVVAASGAAALTQRLLADQSMPEWLKKVFIKLIAIDLEWASQCLGIDLPDEIK comes from the coding sequence ATGACAAACAGTAACAGAACCTCCCCGCCAGCGTATCTGTTGAAGTTATTAGAGGATACGACCGGTAAGGAAACAGTCAGTTGGCATATGCCTGATTGTGGTTTGTCTCCGGCATTCAGATTTTCAGTAATGCTCGAAGACAAAAACAAGGTTTTTGTAAAAGCAGCTACAGATGAGACAACAGCATATTGGCTCCGCAATGAATATCTTGCCTTATCAACCCTGCGCGGAAAATTTATGCCCAATATTATTGCGTGGATTGATATACCGGATATCCATCCTGTTCTGATAACACAGGACCTGAGCGATGCTTACTGGCCTGCCAGCCATCAGGGTGTAACCTGGCGTAAAGGCGACTTCGAACTTTTGCTCGATGCTGTTCAGATGCTTTCCTCTATTGAGGCACCACCAGACCTGCCTGCAATGAAAAATTGGGGAACCGGGATTTGGCCTTCTATTGCAGAGAACCCTTGTCCTTTTCTCCAACTTGGATTATGCTCCGAAGCCTGGTTCAAAAGATCGATCGACGCCCTGATACTCGCCGAAAGTAAAACGGATGTAACTGGCAATTTCCTTGTTCATGGCGATATCAGAAGTGACAATATTTGTATAGAGGGTTCACAAGTGATCTTTGTTGACTGGAGCCATGCCGGCCGGGGAAACAAACATCATGATCTGGGTAACCTGCTTCCTACGCTTCACCTGGAAGGCGGCCCCGCGCCTTACCTGGTTATGCCGGAAGGCGGGGTGGTGGCCGCTTCGGGGGCTGCCGCACTGACGCAACGTTTGCTGGCAGATCAGTCGATGCCTGAATGGTTGAAAAAAGTATTCATAAAACTAATAGCAATTGATTTGGAATGGGCATCGCAATGTCTCGGAATAGATTTACCCGACGAAATTAAGTAG